Below is a genomic region from Ferribacterium limneticum.
AAAAGACAGTGGCCAGGGAGATCAAGCGACTCGAGAAAGCGATGCTTGAGTGCGCAAGAAACCTGGAATTCGAAAAAGCGGCGGCAGCCCGCGACGAATTGTTCCGGCTTAAGGAGCAGATATTCGGCGTGGCGCGACACGACCCTGACGGAGAGACAAAATGAGCTATCGCGTGCTACTTGTCTGCATGGGCAACATCTGCAGATCGCCGACAGCTGAAGGTGTTTTTAGATATTTTATAAAAATTAATAACTTAGGAGGTAAAGTTGAAGTTGATTCTGCTGGGACGCACGGCTATCACGTTGGCGAAGCTCCCGATTCGCGGACGCAACGCGCAGCGTCGGCACGGGGTTATAACCTTTCACAGCTACGCGCCCGCAAGGTGGCTCGGCAGGATCTCGACTATTTCGATCTTATTCTGGCTATGGACAAGAGCAATCTTGATAATTTGATGCGCATGGCGACGCCGGAGCAACAGAAACGCATCGGACTGTTCATGGATTACTCACAGAACTTCGATGATGACGAAGTGCCCGATCCATATTATGGCTTGGGTCATGGTTTTGATCTCGTTCTCGATATGGTCGAGGATGCTTCGCTGGGGCTGGTCGAGGAAATAAAAAAGAAACTGGAAACTTCCTGAGTAGTGGCCAGAAACAAGAAGGGGCTCCCACGGGAGCCCCTTCTTCATTACGTCGTCGACTTCTTATTTGCCGGTTTCAACCATCACGAGTGGCTCATTTTCGGCTTGCTCGGTGACGGACTTCTGCTTGCGCGGACGTCCTAGCTTGACCGGAGGCTCCGCCGGGGCAATGGCGACAGCAGGTGCGGTGGTCTGTACCAGAACCAATCCGCTTTCAGCCAAAGCCGAGGTTAAGTCGATCGGTTCCGGAACAACGGCGACTGACTGGATTACGGTTTCTTCGATTTGCGGGGCGCTGATCGCAATGGCTTCGACTACAGCAGTTTCGACCGATGCAGCTTCCGGTTCTGCTTGCTTGGTTTCGACAATAGCGACAGGAGCAACAGCTACTGGCTCAACAACGACCTGGCTTGATTCAATGTTCGGCGCGATCGCCTCGGCTGCAATCATTTCGGCTGCGGGGATGACAACGATCACAGGCTCCTGACTGACTGGTTCTGCCGTTTCCTGAACCGGGGCGGCTGCCTCGCCAGTTTCGACGACTGGCGTTACAGCCTCGGCTTCGGGGCGACGCTCACCACGACCGCGACCGCCACGACGGCCCCGACGGCGATTGCCCTGTTCTTCACTGCCGTTGGCCTCTTGGGATTCATTGTCGACCAGCGGGGCGACAGATGTTGACTGATCTGCACTTGGCGCCTGTTGCGCTAGCTTGTTCTCGGCTGCCTCTGCTTGCGGACGTTCACCACGCCCCTTGCGTTCGCCACGCGGACGGCGCTCCTGACGTTCGCCATTGCCGGCGGTCGACTCGTCTGAAGGTGCCTTTTCTGCACTGCGCTCATTACGATTGCCGCGATCTTTGTTGCGTTCTCCGCGTTCTTCTTCACGCTTGTTGGCGTTACGTCCGCCACGGCGGCCATCGCGGTCTCGACGACCATCACCGCGACCTTCGCG
It encodes:
- a CDS encoding low molecular weight protein-tyrosine-phosphatase — its product is MSYRVLLVCMGNICRSPTAEGVFRYFIKINNLGGKVEVDSAGTHGYHVGEAPDSRTQRAASARGYNLSQLRARKVARQDLDYFDLILAMDKSNLDNLMRMATPEQQKRIGLFMDYSQNFDDDEVPDPYYGLGHGFDLVLDMVEDASLGLVEEIKKKLETS